The genome window ATAGGCAATTGAAAACTTTAAAGGATGGTACTTTTTATATTGGGCAATCGCCTTTGGGCCAAGCTCCAGAACAAGGTTGATGACCTCTTCCTCCGCATTTCGTTTTAGTTGTTCTACAATCTTTTTCGTACTCCGTCTGTTTTTCGTTGGGTATGCTTCTACACGGATGAGGTTGTCGACAGATACGATTCGTCTATTTTCTTCCTCCAAGTCAAACCCTTCAATGATCCAATGGCCTTTTTGATGATGAAGGTGTAAGAGCACGATGGGATAGGACTTTGTTTTTTTCTCTTCTTGGACAGTAACTAACAAATAACGTTCGATAAGAAGAATTTGGATGAGTTTCTCCAAGATAGGGTGGGGCAGGTCTGACAGATCTAACAAGTCTGGATTATGGGGATTGGTCCCCTCAAAAAGCAATATTTGATTCAGATGCACAAGGTCATCTTGCTGATTCTCTGAGATAAGGCCCAACAATTTTTCAGCCAAAGATTGACGACTCTTCAGATAAGGAAGCTGTTGATTTCTTGTCGCCATAAAGGCAATGAATAACGCTTTGATTTCATTATCGGTAAAGCGGACTGTGGGCAGGAGGGAGTTGTTCATAACAAAATAACCGCCATCTCGCCCAACTTCAGCGACTAGTGGCATTCCCATCGCTTCAATTTCTCTGATATCGCGAATGGCTGTCGAACGGGAAATGTTAAATTCTCGCATGATTTCAGAGATGGTAAAGTGGGCACGGTTATTGATATACCGCGTGATGATATTAATGCGTTCTACTCTTTTCATTGGGCCCCCTAAACAGTATCATATTCTGACATGATTTAAGGTTATTATAAACCCATCAAGTGAAAACACAAATTAATTGAAAATTAAAAGAGGATGGTGTAACAATGAGTAATTATCATTTTGAAGAAAAAGACAGCTTTATCGTATTAGGAATTGGAACAGAGCTTAAGAGTGACTACACAGACTATGCTGGCATCAGCAAGGAGAAGGCGGATTTTTGGTCCACTGTGAGGGAGGATGGAAGCCTGGACACATTAAAGTCTCTGGCTACTAATGACTATATTTTTGCTGTAAACGAAGCGGTGAATAACAAAATGATGCATTATGCTGGCGTCATGACAGAAGAATCTCTGCCAGAAGCAACGAGAATAATTCAATTTCCTAAGGGAGAATACCTGGTTGTAACGGGCGAAGCAGAGACGGCAGAAGCGCTCAGTAATATGCTTACTGGCATTGCCTTTGGTCAAGCCCTCCCCGCAGAAAAGGATTACGTCTATGTTGGCGGACCCAATGCAACGGTTGAAATGGGACAGAAAAACGGTTTGGTATATGGTGAAATGTGGATTCCTGTAGTACGGAATTAAAGAGCAGTAGATCATAAGGTCCGAAACTATTTGAAGTGCACCCATTAGAATGGACATTGGTTAACCCACGGTTGATCCGATGAAATTCTACGAGGTGCACTTTATGCGTTGACGGAGACTCACATCAATTTCGCTATCAGGTTCCATCTTAACCGTAAGTTTTCTTTTAATTTGTTGATATTCGCTTCATACGTGAGATAGTTCAGTAGTTTGCTAGAAAGACATGGATTATGTTGTGCAAAATCAAGATGATTATTCAAAAGAGGCTTTTTATTCAAGAACTTATAACCAAAGTTTGAAAGATCGTTTTCAAAATCCATAATTTTCAATTGATTTAGAAACTTTTCCCTGAATCTAGCGTCTAATACTATGAGTTTTTGAGGGGTTGTAAATAAATTACTAGAGAGTAGAAGGAGCCAAAGACAACGCATGAATATGAAGAAGAAATTATCCATTTTTACCGCTTTAGCCGTTTTTCAGGCATTTGCAGTTGGTTCTGTGAATGCGCAATCAACACAGCAAGGTGACACCACGTCAGTAAACACGGCAAACGTAGAATCCGTAGAGGTGTTAAAACAAGAGCAGCCAATTGCAGAGCGTGAAGTGAAGACAGAGAGCAATAACAAATCGATCAGTACTCCATCCTCTGAAGCCAAGGAAACTAAAACCTCGACTGGCGATCAGGCAACAACCAAAACAGATAGTGAGAAACCTGCATTGGATGGGGAAGAAGCCACTACTGACGCAACGGGCACGAAACCTGAGGTTCAAGAGGAAGTGCCTGAGAAGGTTGAAACGCCAGCTACGCCAGCAGAAATAGAGCAACCATCCATTGACGGGACGTCTCCTGTAGCAGCAGGTGGTAATCTGACGTTATACATGAATAGCAACAAAATGGAGCAGGATGGAAAAACGTATCTTGCTGGCCAGCCCATGGCTGTCAAAAACGGTGTATCCTATGTTGCCATTCGTGCGCTGGTTGACCGTGTGGGGTACGGGGTCAAATACGATAACAAAACCAAGGAAACCATCATTATTAGTGGTGACGATGAACTCCGATTCAAGACGAACAGCAAGGACTACACGGTAAATGGAGAGACCAGAACGATGAAAGGCCCTGCTTATCAGCAAAAAAATACGTTCATGGTGCCGTTAACTTCCATCACTCAAGCCCTGAACATCACCTATAAAGTGAATCAGTCAGCCAAGACGGTTGTGCTGAATCTGAATACGAAACCTGTTGCAAGCTTCACCATTACCCAAAAGGAAATCTTTGCAGGCGATACAGTGGACTACGTAACTTCAAACAGTTCACCCAATGGATTGGATATCGTTGACGAACGCTGGACAGGTCGCCAGGATTCATTTGATCAAGCAGGTACATATACGATTTCATATCAAGTACAGGATGCCAACGGCCAATGGAGTGATCCTTACTCGATTACCATTGAAGTTATGACTCCTAATCTTCCTCCTGTAGCCATGTTTGCCACGGATAAAGAACAATATAAAATGGGCGAAAAAATAACATACACCGACCAAAGCACAGATGATGAAAATAATATTGTCAAAGCTGTGTGGGAGAACAATCCACTTGCTTTCTTTGAACCGGGTCCAAAAACGGTAACACTTACGGTTACTGATAATCATGGCGCTACAAACACGTACTCCAAGGTGATCACCATAACCAATGAGACCTTATATTCATTTACCGACTTCAATTTACTCTTCACGCCAGTAGGACAGAAATTCACCTTTAACGGCGGCGAAGTGACTACAATGGAGAAAGTGCCATATACGTATATGGATGAGCCAAGTTTGCTGATCCGCAGTAACAGCCCGGAAACGGTGAATACGGAAGGCATCGTGTATAAAGAATCATCTTCGGGACAGACCCGTTTCATGATTCACCACGTGAACAATACAGGCAAACGAGTAAA of Paenibacillus sp. FSL R5-0517 contains these proteins:
- a CDS encoding HTH domain-containing protein, producing MKRVERINIITRYINNRAHFTISEIMREFNISRSTAIRDIREIEAMGMPLVAEVGRDGGYFVMNNSLLPTVRFTDNEIKALFIAFMATRNQQLPYLKSRQSLAEKLLGLISENQQDDLVHLNQILLFEGTNPHNPDLLDLSDLPHPILEKLIQILLIERYLLVTVQEEKKTKSYPIVLLHLHHQKGHWIIEGFDLEEENRRIVSVDNLIRVEAYPTKNRRSTKKIVEQLKRNAEEEVINLVLELGPKAIAQYKKYHPLKFSIAYTNPYQTTALLKAFMNVHNIDELTEITNWLLFLGEDIKVKEVPEEVLNAVQERLNLYQLKQ
- a CDS encoding GyrI-like domain-containing protein; the encoded protein is MSNYHFEEKDSFIVLGIGTELKSDYTDYAGISKEKADFWSTVREDGSLDTLKSLATNDYIFAVNEAVNNKMMHYAGVMTEESLPEATRIIQFPKGEYLVVTGEAETAEALSNMLTGIAFGQALPAEKDYVYVGGPNATVEMGQKNGLVYGEMWIPVVRN
- a CDS encoding stalk domain-containing protein, whose translation is MNMKKKLSIFTALAVFQAFAVGSVNAQSTQQGDTTSVNTANVESVEVLKQEQPIAEREVKTESNNKSISTPSSEAKETKTSTGDQATTKTDSEKPALDGEEATTDATGTKPEVQEEVPEKVETPATPAEIEQPSIDGTSPVAAGGNLTLYMNSNKMEQDGKTYLAGQPMAVKNGVSYVAIRALVDRVGYGVKYDNKTKETIIISGDDELRFKTNSKDYTVNGETRTMKGPAYQQKNTFMVPLTSITQALNITYKVNQSAKTVVLNLNTKPVASFTITQKEIFAGDTVDYVTSNSSPNGLDIVDERWTGRQDSFDQAGTYTISYQVQDANGQWSDPYSITIEVMTPNLPPVAMFATDKEQYKMGEKITYTDQSTDDENNIVKAVWENNPLAFFEPGPKTVTLTVTDNHGATNTYSKVITITNETLYSFTDFNLLFTPVGQKFTFNGGEVTTMEKVPYTYMDEPSLLIRSNSPETVNTEGIVYKESSSGQTRFMIHHVNNTGKRVKMYVIATNNNPNPAVFEQQNMGFAGPTPYATVAGKLSIDKWFKSIQTGADQKKEYLQPGESKLILTELNKTPMKEGQVISLYSDAYSDYSLDYNVILVEENKDPFEALPLLPVLDRDGVHNRGTYPNATRIIKYDEHVGLKPARLPLGDNSSDPNLVGTDPMAYTDASNAGNFGVLYKITLTNVAPRTLISFNPRGGKYSGVALVNNQLVSIAEGNVAVANSSEQSVLYRTGSIGESVTILFSAAPGSNLPVNLLFTPLPSEK